One window of the Selenomonadales bacterium genome contains the following:
- the rny gene encoding ribonuclease Y — translation MAILLVALPAAAYGGFLYRKRVSEKATGEAEVVANTIVADAKKQAEAKKREAILEAKDEVHRLRQEAERDIKERRAEILRLERRILQKDETLDKKLEQLERRDDQLGRKEAELNRLKERAEELVGRQQAELERVAALSQEEARAILLANVEQEVRHEASLLIREVEAEAREEADRRAREIVTIAIQRCAADHSAETTVSVVELPNDEMKGRIIGREGRNIRALETLTGIDLIIDDTPEAVILSGFDPVRREVARIALEKLIADGRIHPARIEEVVEKAQKEVEQRIREEGERAVFEVGIHSLNGELVKLLGRLRYRTSYGQNVLKHSLEVAHLAGAMAAELGVDVHVAKRAGLLHDIGKALDHEVEGPHVTIGADMAKKYREHPAVVHAIAAHHGDVEAQSIEAVLVAAADAISAARPGARRESLENYIKRLQKLEEIGSSVDGVDKVYAIQAGREIRIVVKPERIDDLGAVRVARDISKRIEAELEYPGQIKVTVIRETRAVELAK, via the coding sequence ATTGCCATACTATTGGTAGCTTTACCTGCCGCTGCATATGGCGGATTTCTATATCGCAAGCGTGTGAGTGAAAAAGCCACGGGAGAAGCGGAAGTTGTCGCCAACACCATCGTCGCGGATGCCAAAAAACAAGCGGAAGCCAAGAAGCGCGAAGCTATACTTGAGGCCAAAGATGAAGTGCATAGGCTCAGGCAAGAGGCCGAGCGTGACATTAAGGAGCGCCGGGCGGAGATTCTGCGACTGGAACGTCGCATTCTGCAAAAGGACGAGACGCTTGACAAGAAACTTGAGCAGCTTGAACGTCGCGACGATCAACTGGGACGCAAAGAAGCTGAGCTCAACAGGCTAAAGGAGCGCGCCGAAGAGCTAGTAGGGAGGCAGCAGGCTGAGCTCGAACGGGTGGCCGCGCTGTCCCAAGAAGAGGCACGTGCTATATTGCTGGCAAACGTCGAGCAAGAGGTTCGCCATGAAGCGTCGCTCTTGATCAGGGAAGTTGAAGCCGAGGCGCGTGAGGAAGCGGACAGACGTGCCCGCGAGATTGTCACGATTGCCATCCAGCGGTGCGCGGCAGACCATTCCGCCGAAACGACCGTATCCGTCGTGGAGTTGCCAAATGACGAGATGAAAGGTCGCATCATCGGGCGCGAAGGGCGTAACATTCGTGCGCTAGAGACGCTTACCGGCATAGACCTGATTATCGACGATACTCCTGAAGCAGTAATCCTTTCTGGGTTTGACCCCGTGCGGCGTGAAGTGGCGCGCATTGCCCTCGAGAAGCTTATCGCCGACGGCCGCATTCATCCTGCCCGCATTGAAGAAGTAGTGGAGAAGGCGCAAAAGGAAGTTGAGCAGCGCATTCGCGAGGAAGGCGAGCGCGCCGTTTTTGAAGTTGGTATTCACAGCCTAAACGGAGAGCTCGTGAAGCTCTTAGGGCGCCTGCGCTATCGCACCAGTTATGGTCAGAACGTTCTCAAGCATTCGCTAGAGGTTGCTCACCTTGCCGGCGCGATGGCTGCGGAGCTGGGCGTAGACGTGCATGTCGCTAAGCGCGCGGGGCTTCTGCACGATATCGGCAAGGCGCTTGACCACGAAGTAGAGGGCCCGCACGTAACAATCGGTGCCGATATGGCTAAAAAGTACCGCGAGCACCCCGCAGTCGTACATGCCATTGCCGCGCACCACGGCGACGTGGAAGCGCAGTCTATAGAAGCCGTACTGGTGGCGGCAGCGGATGCAATCTCGGCCGCAAGGCCCGGTGCACGCCGCGAGAGCCTTGAGAACTACATTAAGCGTCTGCAGAAGCTCGAGGAAATAGGCTCATCCGTCGACGGTGTGGATAAAGTGTACGCCATCCAAGCCGGGCGCGAAATCCGCATCGTGGTGAAGCCGGAGCGTATCGATGACTTGGGCGCTGTGCGGGTTGCGCGTGACATCTCTAAGCGCATAGAAGCAGAGCTTGAATACCCGGGACAAATTAAGGTGACGGTAATCAGAGAGACTAGGGCTGTGGAACTAGCGAAGTAG
- a CDS encoding regulatory protein RecX, translating to MRSKDIRQTAFRILARRDHTRRELYNKLLQRGYLPCEAGALCQELVEQGYMSDSRVAANLLENASIQPAAGALRFRQRLQSRGLPPALIEDTVKTYREQVDASAVAQRLAQALFARGKDAAFVERHLWRKGFSTQEIRAAVRALDDTCIDNGQPEG from the coding sequence TTGAGGAGTAAAGATATTCGCCAAACTGCCTTTAGGATATTAGCTAGGCGCGACCATACGCGTCGCGAGCTCTACAACAAGCTGTTACAGCGCGGCTATTTGCCGTGCGAGGCCGGAGCGCTATGTCAGGAACTTGTGGAGCAGGGGTATATGAGCGACAGCCGCGTCGCCGCCAATCTACTTGAGAATGCCAGCATACAACCTGCCGCCGGCGCTCTGCGGTTTCGCCAGCGCCTCCAAAGTCGCGGTCTGCCGCCAGCACTAATCGAAGATACAGTTAAGACGTACCGAGAGCAAGTCGACGCCAGCGCAGTAGCACAGCGCTTGGCGCAGGCTTTGTTTGCGCGGGGGAAGGACGCGGCCTTTGTTGAGAGACATCTGTGGCGCAAGGGCTTCTCAACGCAGGAAATACGCGCGGCGGTAAGGGCACTCGACGACACTTGTATTGACAATGGACAGCCTGAAGGCTAG
- the recA gene encoding recombinase RecA codes for MEKKKALEMALHQIEKQFGKGSVMRLGGDSDRAALEVIRTGAMSLDIALGVGGVPRGRIIEVYGPESSGKTTVALHIIAEAQKNGGIAAFIDAEHALDPSYARKVGVNLEDLLVSQPDTGEQALEIAEALVRSGAVDVVVVDSVAALVPRAEIEGEMGDAHVGLQARLMSQALRKLAGAISKSKTTAIFINQLREKVGVMFGNPETTPGGRALKFYATIRLEVRRTESIKSGQDVVGNRTRVKVVKNKVAPPFRVADFDIMYGEGISREGSILDTATDMDIIVKSGAWYSFEDERLGQGRENAKNYLRERQDIAGKVESRIREKLGAGNISLKNIGDTFEE; via the coding sequence ATGGAGAAAAAGAAGGCTCTAGAAATGGCGTTGCATCAGATTGAGAAGCAGTTTGGCAAAGGTTCGGTAATGCGGCTAGGGGGAGACAGTGACAGAGCTGCACTTGAAGTTATTCGCACCGGCGCCATGTCGCTAGACATTGCTTTAGGCGTAGGGGGGGTGCCGCGCGGCCGTATAATTGAAGTATATGGGCCTGAGTCTAGCGGTAAGACGACTGTCGCCCTCCACATCATCGCCGAAGCACAGAAGAACGGCGGAATAGCCGCTTTTATCGACGCCGAGCATGCCCTCGACCCTTCCTATGCTCGCAAAGTAGGGGTCAACTTGGAGGACCTCTTGGTTTCGCAACCCGACACAGGCGAGCAAGCCTTAGAGATAGCCGAGGCTCTAGTGCGCAGTGGCGCAGTAGACGTCGTAGTGGTGGACTCCGTAGCTGCCCTCGTGCCGCGTGCGGAGATTGAAGGAGAAATGGGTGACGCACACGTTGGTCTGCAGGCTCGCCTTATGTCGCAGGCCCTGCGCAAGCTAGCAGGCGCCATCAGCAAATCCAAAACTACCGCCATCTTTATCAACCAGCTAAGGGAAAAAGTCGGCGTCATGTTCGGCAATCCAGAAACGACTCCCGGAGGCCGGGCCCTTAAGTTTTACGCCACCATTCGCCTCGAGGTGAGGCGCACAGAATCCATTAAGTCCGGTCAGGATGTAGTGGGTAATCGCACGCGCGTCAAGGTCGTTAAGAACAAGGTAGCGCCTCCGTTTAGAGTCGCGGATTTTGACATTATGTACGGCGAAGGAATCTCCCGCGAGGGTAGCATTCTCGATACGGCTACCGATATGGACATTATCGTTAAAAGCGGAGCCTGGTACTCGTTTGAGGACGAGAGGTTAGGACAAGGCAGAGAAAACGCCAAGAATTACTTGCGCGAGCGTCAAGATATAGCCGGCAAGGTGGAATCCCGCATTCGCGAGAAGTTAGGCGCAGGTAACATCTCGCTTAAGAACATCGGCGATACGTTTGAGGAGTAA
- a CDS encoding CinA family protein, which translates to METLEIAARALSLELSGRNMTLAIAESCTGGLLGHSLTDVPGASRFFLGGVTCYANAAKVQLLGVRTETLQCFGAVSVQCAEEMLRGVKALFGSDTAIAITGIAGPDGGSAKKPIGTVFIAVSVDDRLQVYGFFFSGERAAIKRQAALAAFELLHSLLRQK; encoded by the coding sequence GTGGAGACACTTGAAATAGCGGCGCGCGCACTAAGCCTTGAGCTGTCTGGCAGGAACATGACTTTAGCCATAGCCGAGTCGTGCACGGGTGGACTCCTCGGTCACTCGCTTACGGATGTGCCCGGTGCTTCGCGCTTTTTTTTAGGCGGAGTTACCTGCTATGCTAACGCCGCTAAGGTACAGCTGCTTGGCGTGCGTACAGAAACGCTGCAGTGTTTTGGTGCAGTTTCCGTGCAGTGTGCGGAGGAAATGCTGCGTGGGGTAAAAGCGCTGTTTGGCTCGGACACGGCTATCGCCATCACCGGAATTGCAGGACCGGATGGTGGAAGCGCAAAGAAGCCGATAGGGACAGTGTTTATTGCGGTAAGCGTAGATGACCGCCTGCAAGTTTACGGCTTTTTTTTCAGCGGAGAGCGCGCGGCCATCAAACGGCAAGCCGCGTTAGCCGCATTCGAGCTATTGCACTCGCTGCTTAGGCAAAAGTAG
- the pgsA gene encoding CDP-diacylglycerol--glycerol-3-phosphate 3-phosphatidyltransferase, with amino-acid sequence MNLANKITLSRIFLLPVFLFFVFEQARYGEFIAAGIFILAAATDGLDGYVARKQKSVTNLGKLLDPLADKLLVMSALVSLVAMSALPAWIAIVIIGREFAVTGLRSIAAAEGRVMAASKFAKVKTITQIVAITAVMVNNYPFSLVGFPFEDIALLVAVVFTITSGLDYFRAAGDILGERQPREVS; translated from the coding sequence GTGAATCTCGCCAATAAGATTACGCTTTCTCGCATATTTCTCTTGCCTGTGTTCCTTTTCTTTGTTTTTGAACAGGCGCGATATGGCGAGTTTATTGCCGCAGGCATTTTTATCTTGGCTGCGGCGACGGACGGTTTGGACGGGTATGTAGCGCGCAAGCAAAAGAGTGTCACCAATCTAGGAAAGCTCCTCGACCCCCTCGCCGATAAGCTGCTGGTCATGTCGGCGCTAGTTTCTTTGGTGGCCATGTCAGCCCTGCCGGCTTGGATAGCTATTGTCATCATCGGGCGAGAGTTTGCCGTGACCGGACTCCGCAGCATCGCCGCGGCCGAGGGAAGAGTTATGGCCGCGAGCAAGTTTGCCAAGGTCAAAACTATAACACAAATCGTGGCCATAACAGCCGTGATGGTCAACAATTACCCCTTCTCCTTAGTGGGTTTCCCCTTTGAGGACATCGCGCTTCTGGTAGCCGTTGTTTTCACAATTACTTCCGGACTTGACTACTTCCGCGCAGCCGGCGATATTCTAGGCGAAAGACAACCGCGGGAAGTATCCTAG
- the rimO gene encoding 30S ribosomal protein S12 methylthiotransferase RimO, with product MMQIATISLGCAKNQVDAELMQSLLCQRGNTLVTEVTQADAVIVNTCCFITAAKEESVEAILCAARLKKGRCKALVVTGCLSQRYATELMQEMPEIDAVVGTGSFPDIAEIIDRAIQGERITAVGEAVYAYEDEIARTPTDAYSVYVKVAEGCDNLCSYCVIPHVRGKYRSRSMESVVREVNALAANGAKEINLIAQDTTRYGCDLYGRSRLPELLNELSQIKGIVWLRILYCYPDGFTPELIDAIAKLSRVCKYIDMPLQHINARILAAMNRRGTPAEIRELLAQIRTQIPDVTIRTTFIVGFPGETEAEFAELYDFVAEGWFDHVGVFKYSREEGTPAESMADQVSEETKDLRYDELMTLQQSISRERNQRFLGRTVDVLVEEAWPKGNGVKGRASKDAPSVDGAVYVRGVKASKGQLIRAHIEKVREYDLLGVYAGESRQ from the coding sequence ATCATGCAAATCGCGACGATAAGTCTAGGGTGCGCCAAAAACCAGGTAGACGCTGAGCTAATGCAGAGCTTGCTCTGCCAGCGGGGCAATACATTAGTCACCGAAGTCACGCAAGCTGATGCAGTAATTGTCAACACCTGTTGCTTTATCACTGCGGCTAAAGAAGAGTCCGTCGAGGCGATTCTCTGCGCCGCACGACTTAAAAAGGGGCGCTGTAAGGCTTTGGTCGTAACCGGCTGCCTGTCGCAGAGATATGCGACCGAGTTGATGCAGGAAATGCCGGAAATCGACGCCGTGGTTGGCACCGGGAGCTTCCCTGACATTGCAGAAATAATCGACCGGGCAATACAAGGGGAACGCATAACCGCCGTTGGCGAGGCAGTCTATGCCTACGAGGACGAAATTGCACGCACACCGACAGACGCGTACAGCGTCTACGTGAAGGTTGCCGAGGGGTGTGATAACCTCTGTTCGTACTGCGTCATTCCGCACGTGCGGGGCAAGTACCGCAGTCGGAGCATGGAGAGCGTTGTGCGCGAGGTCAACGCGTTAGCCGCAAACGGTGCAAAAGAGATTAACCTTATTGCCCAGGATACGACGCGCTACGGTTGCGACCTCTACGGACGTTCTCGCTTGCCCGAGCTTCTTAATGAGCTGTCGCAGATTAAGGGCATCGTTTGGCTGCGCATTCTTTACTGCTATCCCGACGGCTTTACGCCCGAACTGATAGATGCTATTGCCAAACTGTCCCGCGTCTGCAAGTATATAGATATGCCGCTGCAGCATATTAATGCGCGCATACTCGCAGCCATGAACCGCCGCGGCACCCCGGCAGAGATACGAGAGCTCCTTGCACAGATCCGCACTCAGATACCTGACGTCACCATCCGCACTACTTTTATTGTGGGTTTCCCGGGGGAAACGGAAGCCGAGTTTGCGGAACTCTATGACTTTGTAGCAGAGGGTTGGTTTGACCACGTGGGTGTGTTTAAGTACTCGCGCGAGGAGGGAACCCCCGCAGAGTCTATGGCTGATCAAGTCAGTGAAGAAACTAAAGACCTCCGCTACGACGAGCTTATGACTCTGCAACAAAGTATCAGTCGCGAGAGAAATCAGCGCTTTCTCGGGCGCACCGTAGATGTGTTAGTGGAAGAGGCGTGGCCTAAAGGTAACGGGGTTAAGGGGCGGGCCTCTAAAGACGCGCCCTCAGTCGACGGAGCAGTGTACGTCCGCGGCGTTAAGGCAAGCAAAGGGCAGTTGATTCGCGCGCATATCGAGAAAGTACGGGAATACGATTTGCTGGGGGTGTATGCCGGTGAATCTCGCCAATAA
- a CDS encoding YgiQ family radical SAM protein → MPLSNLTRRGKASRPLPMSKQEMAERGWDELDFVLITGDAYVDHPSFGAALVARVLEGAGYRIGIVAQPNWRELNAFKVLGRPQLAVLVTAGNLDSMVANYTAAHKPRRVDDFSPGSVGGLRPDRASVVYANRAREALPGLPIILGGIEASLRRLAHYDYWADALRRSVLLDSKADLLLYGMSEFSLLSVAERLKEGLTDYSDIRGACYLSSALPREAVLLPSFAAIVEDKIKFAEAFRLARNEENPFGGSTLAQLHGNAYVCVNPPPVPLTIEQMDWVYGLPFTRRPHPSYSAAGVKAIDEVEFSITSHRGCYGGCSFCALTAHQGRVIQRRSLDSIVAEARLLTTLPNFKGYIHDIGGPTANFHTPACAKQAEEGSCRGKECLSPKPCRNLCAGHDEYLAVLRAVRNLPGVKKVFVRSGVRFDYVLLDADDVFLSELCEHHVSGQLKLAPEHVSARVLRLMGKPPQAVYKEFLRRYEQVNVRLGKRQFVVPYFMSSHPGSTLDDAIEMAEYLRDERLRPEQVQDFIPTPGSLSTAMYYTGIHPLTQESVHVPRSAAEKNAQRSLLQYFLPKNHATVRKALRDAGRDDLIGYGPKCLVPPGPVRPLQQNDNRGGHHANRDDKSRVRQKPGRR, encoded by the coding sequence ATGCCTTTGTCAAACCTAACCCGTAGAGGCAAAGCGTCCCGACCGCTGCCGATGTCCAAACAGGAGATGGCAGAGCGCGGATGGGATGAACTAGATTTTGTCCTGATTACCGGCGACGCCTATGTAGATCACCCAAGCTTTGGCGCGGCTTTGGTAGCTAGGGTGCTAGAGGGTGCCGGTTACCGCATTGGCATTGTGGCGCAGCCAAACTGGCGTGAACTAAATGCTTTTAAGGTGCTTGGTCGGCCACAGCTCGCGGTACTGGTTACTGCCGGGAACTTAGACTCCATGGTCGCTAACTACACGGCGGCCCATAAACCGCGCCGCGTCGACGACTTTTCGCCCGGCAGTGTAGGCGGGCTACGACCTGACCGAGCCTCCGTCGTCTACGCCAATCGTGCGCGAGAAGCGTTGCCGGGCCTACCGATTATTCTTGGCGGCATCGAAGCATCTTTGCGGCGCCTTGCTCACTACGACTACTGGGCAGACGCACTGCGCCGCTCGGTGCTACTTGACAGCAAAGCAGACCTTCTCTTGTACGGCATGAGCGAGTTCTCGCTCTTAAGCGTCGCCGAGCGGCTGAAGGAAGGCCTAACGGATTACTCCGACATTCGCGGCGCTTGTTACTTGTCGTCTGCCTTGCCAAGAGAAGCTGTCCTGTTGCCAAGTTTTGCGGCGATTGTTGAGGACAAAATCAAGTTTGCCGAAGCCTTTCGCCTAGCGCGTAACGAAGAAAACCCGTTTGGCGGGAGCACACTCGCCCAGCTACACGGGAACGCCTATGTCTGCGTCAACCCGCCTCCCGTGCCGCTTACCATAGAGCAAATGGACTGGGTCTATGGCCTGCCGTTTACACGTCGACCGCACCCAAGTTATAGTGCAGCGGGCGTCAAGGCCATCGATGAAGTCGAGTTTAGCATCACGAGCCATCGCGGCTGCTACGGCGGCTGTTCTTTCTGTGCTCTGACCGCCCATCAAGGGCGGGTCATTCAGCGGCGCAGCCTAGACTCAATCGTAGCGGAGGCGCGCTTGCTCACCACTTTGCCGAACTTCAAGGGCTATATCCATGACATCGGCGGCCCGACGGCTAATTTTCACACGCCGGCTTGCGCCAAGCAGGCAGAAGAGGGCTCTTGTCGCGGGAAGGAGTGTCTGTCTCCAAAGCCTTGTCGTAACCTGTGTGCCGGGCACGACGAGTACCTAGCTGTACTGCGCGCCGTGCGAAACCTTCCGGGCGTGAAGAAGGTTTTTGTGCGCTCGGGCGTGCGCTTTGACTATGTCCTCCTTGATGCTGACGACGTTTTCCTGAGCGAACTATGTGAGCACCACGTCAGCGGTCAGCTCAAGCTTGCTCCGGAGCACGTATCGGCCAGAGTGCTCCGTCTCATGGGGAAACCGCCGCAGGCCGTGTATAAGGAGTTTTTACGGCGCTACGAACAAGTGAACGTGCGTTTAGGCAAACGGCAGTTTGTCGTGCCATACTTTATGTCCAGTCACCCCGGTAGCACCCTTGACGATGCTATAGAGATGGCGGAGTATTTGCGGGATGAACGCCTGCGACCCGAGCAGGTGCAGGACTTTATACCGACTCCCGGGTCACTCTCTACCGCTATGTACTACACGGGCATTCACCCGCTTACACAGGAGAGCGTACATGTGCCGCGGAGTGCGGCCGAGAAAAACGCCCAACGCTCGCTGCTGCAGTATTTCCTGCCTAAGAATCACGCTACGGTGCGGAAAGCCTTGCGGGATGCCGGGCGGGATGACTTGATAGGATACGGGCCAAAATGCCTTGTCCCGCCCGGCCCTGTGCGCCCATTGCAGCAAAACGACAACAGAGGAGGACATCATGCAAATCGCGACGATAAGTCTAGGGTGCGCCAAAAACCAGGTAGACGCTGA
- a CDS encoding DUF4115 domain-containing protein encodes MQEIGAVLKAAREAKGMSIEDLYMKTKIRPHIIAAIEAGEVERLAVGAVYLRGFLRTLSEELGVDFSQLPLSATASLTASTATPSVTYRPVPPVPWRRWAGVAIMLTALFGAGLYYVYWTSPPSPPPLPPPEVTLPPTAPPETPTPPPPPTPPAPAWTLRESVGIRDVIEVREWPLELVVRVRTESCWLSVNVDGERSSMTLMTGEARTFRAAERIELRLGRARVVDIVVNGSMLPAQTQAVREYAFVKPNP; translated from the coding sequence GTGCAGGAAATAGGTGCTGTGCTTAAGGCGGCGCGGGAAGCTAAGGGCATGTCCATCGAAGACCTTTACATGAAGACCAAGATTAGGCCGCACATTATTGCCGCTATCGAGGCAGGTGAAGTCGAGAGACTAGCCGTCGGAGCCGTGTACCTGCGTGGCTTTCTTCGCACTTTGAGCGAGGAGCTCGGCGTGGATTTCTCTCAGTTGCCGCTGTCTGCTACTGCCTCGCTGACCGCGTCTACAGCTACCCCCTCCGTTACCTATAGACCAGTCCCACCCGTTCCGTGGCGACGGTGGGCGGGTGTGGCCATTATGCTGACGGCGCTCTTTGGCGCAGGCTTATACTACGTCTACTGGACTTCGCCGCCCTCGCCCCCGCCTTTGCCCCCGCCGGAGGTGACTTTGCCGCCCACCGCTCCACCGGAAACACCCACACCGCCGCCTCCACCGACGCCGCCTGCTCCCGCATGGACACTGCGCGAGAGCGTCGGAATCCGCGACGTAATCGAGGTAAGAGAATGGCCTCTGGAATTAGTAGTGCGAGTGCGCACCGAGAGTTGCTGGCTCTCGGTTAACGTAGATGGAGAACGAAGTTCCATGACGCTTATGACCGGTGAGGCAAGGACGTTTCGCGCCGCTGAAAGAATCGAGTTGCGCCTAGGAAGAGCTAGGGTTGTGGACATTGTGGTTAATGGTTCTATGCTACCCGCACAAACCCAAGCTGTAAGGGAGTATGCCTTTGTCAAACCTAACCCGTAG
- a CDS encoding DNA translocase FtsK: MPRRHPAARSARGLPKEVSGLLLLVAAIFALISLIWPELTGQAGRVSNYLFGLGFGGRGAWVFLMAMLYYAAYITFTRRASLKVVLSLALLVSAGLVFLYLLIPPIQRPLLTLANSGGVGALGLLLGRLSLSLFGALGAWILVWSLAVIGLLLLTGGSLRAVAGFCVALSAKTYRVISQSLQTKPHLRPEPAVSSEMPPTLVEPLPEPLQEEPLPEPPLPDAPVHKPLAKRVEQLKLPQCDYTLPDLSLLNRGLKASNARGSREEKENIRILEETLANFGIRAKVVDVTRGPTCTRYEIQMAPGTKVSKVTGLSNDLAMSLASEGVRIEAPIPGKAAIGIEVPNKARSSVLLRDVLESTEYINSTAPLTVALGKDIEGNAVVADLAQMPHLLIAGATGTGKSVCINTLVCSVLFKARPDEVKLMLIDPKVVELSAYNGVPHLIAPVLNHPKKAAAALKWATGEMEKRYAAFARAGVRDIDRYNERAKEKGTERMPLILIVIDELADLMMVARNEVEEAICRLAQMARAAGMHLVIGTQRPSTDVITGLIKANIPSRLSFTVSSAVDSRVILDSMGAEKLLGRGDMLFLPVGQSKARRVQGAFISNREIERVVDFVSSQGEAVYVEALDRLEEVDHTAREGEGGLDERFDDAVRVVVETGQASVSMLQRRMRLGYTRAARIVDQMQEAGIVGAADGSKPRTINKNHSLVKGILEQAKRSGIS; the protein is encoded by the coding sequence ATGCCACGCCGCCACCCTGCAGCGCGCTCTGCCCGAGGCCTCCCCAAAGAGGTGAGTGGCCTCTTGCTCTTGGTTGCCGCTATCTTCGCCCTAATCAGCCTGATCTGGCCCGAGCTTACCGGACAAGCGGGCCGGGTCAGCAACTACCTTTTTGGGCTTGGCTTTGGCGGCAGGGGGGCATGGGTCTTTCTGATGGCGATGCTTTACTATGCCGCTTATATCACCTTTACGCGCCGTGCTTCGCTTAAGGTAGTTCTGTCCCTGGCGTTGCTCGTCTCTGCCGGTTTGGTGTTCTTGTACCTGCTTATTCCGCCGATTCAACGCCCCTTGCTGACACTCGCTAATAGCGGCGGAGTCGGTGCTTTGGGCTTGCTGCTCGGCCGGTTGTCGCTTAGCCTGTTTGGTGCCCTCGGCGCCTGGATTCTGGTGTGGAGCTTAGCTGTGATTGGCTTGCTTTTGCTTACCGGCGGATCACTGCGGGCCGTAGCCGGCTTCTGTGTCGCACTGAGCGCCAAAACCTACCGCGTAATAAGTCAAAGCCTGCAAACAAAGCCCCACCTGAGACCGGAGCCGGCGGTTTCCAGCGAGATGCCACCAACGTTAGTTGAGCCGCTACCGGAGCCGCTACAAGAGGAACCTCTCCCAGAGCCGCCACTACCCGACGCGCCCGTTCACAAGCCTCTGGCCAAGCGCGTGGAGCAGTTGAAGCTGCCGCAGTGCGACTATACTTTGCCGGATCTAAGCTTGCTTAATCGGGGCTTAAAGGCCAGCAACGCGCGCGGTAGCCGCGAAGAGAAAGAAAACATTCGCATTTTGGAGGAGACTTTGGCTAACTTCGGGATTAGGGCCAAAGTGGTTGACGTGACTCGCGGCCCGACGTGCACGCGCTACGAAATCCAGATGGCTCCCGGTACTAAAGTGAGCAAAGTGACGGGGCTAAGTAATGACCTAGCGATGAGCCTAGCAAGTGAAGGCGTGCGAATTGAGGCGCCTATCCCCGGGAAAGCAGCCATAGGCATCGAAGTGCCCAATAAAGCCCGCAGTTCGGTCTTATTGCGCGATGTCTTAGAGAGTACAGAGTACATAAACTCCACGGCTCCCCTTACTGTGGCGCTAGGCAAAGACATCGAGGGCAACGCTGTCGTGGCGGATCTTGCGCAAATGCCGCACCTCTTAATCGCCGGCGCCACAGGTACAGGCAAGAGCGTGTGCATCAACACATTAGTGTGCAGTGTGCTGTTTAAAGCGCGCCCCGACGAAGTGAAGTTGATGCTGATTGACCCTAAGGTAGTAGAGCTCTCGGCCTACAACGGGGTGCCACATCTAATTGCACCCGTGCTAAATCACCCCAAAAAGGCTGCTGCCGCACTTAAGTGGGCGACAGGCGAAATGGAGAAGCGCTATGCGGCTTTTGCGCGCGCCGGCGTGCGAGATATTGACAGGTATAACGAGCGCGCTAAGGAAAAGGGGACCGAGCGGATGCCGCTCATCCTTATCGTCATCGATGAGCTTGCCGACCTGATGATGGTAGCGCGCAATGAAGTAGAAGAAGCCATCTGCCGCCTAGCCCAAATGGCGCGTGCCGCCGGCATGCACCTAGTAATCGGCACGCAGCGCCCTTCAACAGATGTCATTACCGGGCTGATCAAAGCGAATATTCCCTCGCGGCTTTCGTTCACCGTGTCTTCTGCGGTGGATTCGCGCGTCATCTTAGATTCGATGGGGGCGGAGAAGCTCCTCGGCCGGGGAGATATGCTGTTTTTACCTGTCGGCCAGAGCAAGGCGAGGCGCGTGCAAGGCGCATTTATCTCAAACCGTGAAATAGAACGAGTAGTAGATTTTGTCTCCAGCCAAGGTGAAGCAGTCTACGTAGAAGCACTTGACCGCCTCGAAGAAGTCGACCATACGGCGCGGGAGGGCGAGGGGGGACTTGACGAACGCTTCGATGATGCCGTGCGCGTCGTAGTCGAGACCGGACAAGCCTCGGTTTCGATGTTGCAGCGCCGGATGCGCCTAGGATACACGCGTGCCGCGCGCATCGTTGACCAGATGCAGGAGGCCGGCATTGTCGGTGCGGCAGACGGCAGTAAGCCAAGGACCATCAACAAAAACCATTCCCTCGTGAAGGGGATTTTAGAGCAAGCCAAGCGTTCAGGCATTTCGTAG